From Ipomoea triloba cultivar NCNSP0323 chromosome 5, ASM357664v1, the proteins below share one genomic window:
- the LOC116020636 gene encoding uncharacterized protein At4g26485-like yields MGRDLLTKTTREWYPFPSMKQPPFRGANTAIASTSSAQYNHHNFLASMNYYKLELQQEKWIKHYSNRHKILLVGDGDFSFSACLAVAFGSASNITATSLDSEEFSTFNYCKAFILKELKERGCKVIHGVDATSMADHPSLMGSTFDRIIFNFPYAGFFNDSPRESKIGCHQSMIWMFLGNAKQMISQNGEIHITHKTNGYIVPLGIQHGLELVDSVEFNVSDYPGYSNKYAFGGDNSFDCYPSKTYMFRLPRTTCPDLPWL; encoded by the exons ATGGGGAGAGACCTCCTAACAAAGACGACAAGGGAATGGTACCCTTTTCCTTCCATGAAACAGCCGCCATTTAGGGGAGCTAATACAGCAATTGCTTCTACTTCTTCTGCACAGTATAATCACCATAATTTTCTTGCTTCAATGAATTACTACAAATTGGAGTTGCAGCAAGAGAAATGGATCAAACATTACAGCAATCGCCACAAGATTTTGCTTGTGGGTGATGGAGATTTCTCCTTCTCTGCCTGTTTAGCTGTTGCTTTCGGCTCTGCTTCTAATATCACTGCCACTTCTCTTGATTCTGAGg aGTTCTCGACTTTCAATTACTGCAAAGCTTTTATCCTTAAAGAACTGAAAGAAAGAGGGTGTAAGGTGATTCATGGTGTTGATGCTACCTCCATGGCAGACCATCCCAGCTTGATGGGGTCCACGTTTGACAGGATTATTTTCAACTTCCCATATGCTGGATTTTTCAATGATTCACCCCGCGAATCTAAAATTGG TTGTCATCAATCCATGATATGGATGTTCCTGGGGAATGCGAAGCAGATGATCAGCCAAAACGGCGAAATCCACATCACACACAAGACCAATGGATATATAGTTCCTCTTGGGATTCAGCATGGGCTTGAGCTTGTAGACTCTGTTGAGTTTAATGTTAGTGATTATCCAGGTTACAGTAACAAGTATGCGTTTGGGGGTGACAACAGTTTTGACTGCTATCCTAGTAAAACTTACATGTTCCGACTTCCTCGTACCACATGTCCTGACCTTCCTTGGCTTTAG
- the LOC116020629 gene encoding probable galactinol--sucrose galactosyltransferase 1, with the protein MTVGTGITVADGNLNVLGKCILSNLHDNIILTPATAEVLINGAFLGVQSDRIGSRRVFPVGKLEGLQFMCSFRFKMWWMTQRMGTCGQDIPFETQFMIVEGHEASQFEETDEGSALYVVFLPILEGDFRAVIQGNADNELEICLESGDPAVEEFQGSHLVFVAAGSNPFDVITDAVKAVESHMQTFCHRERKKMPDMLNWFGWCTWDAFYTTVTAEGVKQGLEILQKGGVCPKFVIIDDGWQSVGMDPSSVGVNADNSANFANRLTHIRENHKFQKDGKEGHRVEDPAMGLKHFISEIKDQHDLKYVCVWHALAGYWGGVKPGIAGMEHYESELAYPVSSPGVQSQEPDGSLDCMTKNGLGLVNPEKVYTFYNELHSYLASAGIYGLKVDVQNILETVGAGHGGRVKLARRYHQALEASISRNFPDNGIISCMSHNTDSLYSAKRIAVIRASDDFWPRDPASHTIHIASVAYNTVFLGEFMQPDWDMFQSLHPMAEYHAAARAVGGCAIYVSDKPGHSNFDVLRKLVLPDGSVLRAKLPGRPTRDCLFSDPARDGKSVLKIWNLNHVNGVVGAFNCQGAGWCRVEKTNLIHDEQPGTVTGTIRAKDVEYLPRITHGDWNGDVVIYSYCQANLVYLPKNCILPVTLKAKEYEVFTVVPIKKMSSGSAFAPIGLVKMFNSGGAITEVKYEAEGTGAVFMKVRGCGEFGAYSSVRPRRIAVDSTEVEFQYEDASGFITFELGIPEKEMYLWDVVVDL; encoded by the exons ATGACGGTTGGGACAGGGATAACGGTTGCTGATGGGAACTTGAATGTTCTGGGGAAGTGCATTCTGAGCAATCTTCACGACAACATCATATTAACTCCGGCAACCGCCGAGGTTCTTATCAATGGTGCTTTCCTGGGTGTTCAATCTGACCGGATTGGAAGCCGCAGAGTGTTCCCTGTTGGAAAACTCGA GGGATTGCAGTTTATGTGTTCGTTTCGGTTCAAGATGTGGTGGATGACACAGAGAATGGGGACCTGTGGGCAAGACATACCATTTGAGACACAGTTTATGATTGTGGAAGGACATGAGGCTTCACAGTTTGAAGAAACTGATGAAGGTTCAGCTTTGTATGTTGTGTTCCTGCCTATTCTGGAAGGCGATTTTAGAGCTGTTATTCAAGGGAATGCTGACAATGAGTTGGAGATATGCCTGGAAAGTG GAGATCCTGCTGTGGAAGAATTCCAAGGGAGCCACCTGGTTTTCGTGGCTGCTGGATCAAACCCCTTTGATGTCATCACCGATGCAGTCAA GGCTGTGGAGAGTCATATGCAGACATTTTGTCACCGTGAAAGGAAGAAG ATGCCAGACATGTTGAACTGGTTCGGATGGTGCACGTGGGATGCTTTCTATACTACGGTTACTGCAGAGGGCGTGAAGCAAGGACTCGAGAT TCTGCAGAAAGGTGGCGTTTGCCCGAAATTTGTCATCATTGATGATGGATGGCAATCGGTGGGCATGGATCCCAGCAGTGTTGGTGTTAATGCTGATAACTCAGCTAA CTTTGCAAATAGGTTAACTCATATCAGAGAGAACCACAAATTTcaaaaggatggcaaggagggacaTAGGGTGGAGGACCCTGCAATGGGACTTAAACACTTTATTTCTGAAATCAAAGACCAACATGATTTGAA ATATGTATGTGTATGGCATGCCTTAGCTGGCTACTGGGGTGGTGTCAAACCTGGGATTGCTGGCATGGAACACTATGAATCCGAGTTAGCCTATCCTGTTTCTTCTCCCGGTGTCCAGTCACAGGAGCCCGATGGTTCTCTGGATTGCATGACAAAGAATGGGCTCGGTCTAGTGAACCCCGAGAAGGTTTATACCTTCTATAATGAACTGCATTCCTACCTTGCTTCAGCAGGTATCTATGGGCTTAAAGTCGATGTGCAGAACATTCTTGAGACCGTTGGGGCAGGGCACGGGGGTAGAGTTAAACTTGCAAGAAGATATCATCAAGCACTGGAGGCTTCTATCTCCAGAAACTTTCCTGATAATGGAATTATATCTTGCATGAGTCACAACACAGATAGCCTCTACAG TGCAAAGCGGATAGCTGTGATTAGAGCATCTGATGATTTTTGGCCTAGAGATCCTGCATCTCACACCATTCACATTGCATCAGTTGCATACAATACCGTATTCTTGGGAGAGTTCATGCAGCCAGATTGGGATATGTTTCAG AGTTTGCACCCAATGGCTGAATACCACGCTGCAGCACGAGCAGTGGGTGGCTGTGCTATATATGTCAG TGACAAGCCTGGACACAGCAACTTTGATGTGTTGAGGAAGCTTGTGCTTCCAGATGGCTCAGTATTGCGGGCCAAACTTCCAGGACGGCCAACTAGAGATTGCTTGTTTTCTGATCCTGCAAGAGATGGAAAAAG TGTTCTAAAGATTTGGAATCTAAACCATGTTAATGGAGTTGTTGGCGCGTTTAACTGCCAAGGAGCCGGGTGGTGCAGAGTTGAGAAAACAAACCTCATCCACGACGAACAACCTGGAACAGTTACTGGAACAATTCGAGCTAAGGATGTTGAATACTTACCAAGAATCACTCACGGTGATTGGAATGGCGACGTGGTTATCTATTCTTATTGCCAAG CAAACTTGGTCTATCTTCCTAAAAATTGCATCCTGCCGGTTACATTGAAGGCAAAAGAGTACGAGGTTTTCACGGTTGTTCCTATCAAGAAAATGTCGTCGGGATCTGCATTTGCTCCTATAGGCCTTGTGAAGATGTTCAATTCAGGAGGAGCCATCACAGAAGTAAAGTATGAAGCAGAAGGAACAGGAGCAGTGTTCATGAAAGTACGAGGCTGTGGCGAATTCGGAGCATATTCATCAGTCAGACCAAGAAGAATTGCAGTTGACAGCACAGAAGTGGAATTCCAATATGAGGATGCATCTGGTTTCATTACATTTGAACTGGGAATCCCAGAAAAAGAGATGTATCTGTGGGATGTTGTAGTTGATCTGTAA
- the LOC116020639 gene encoding chaperone protein dnaJ 11, chloroplastic-like, with protein sequence MLQTLTFSPSNSFNFSPGKSSFVAGAVGSVGTGAKLRRLSVRCVTAEAAPAPAMEMSLYDVLRVNKDASSREIKTAYRTLAKIYHPDTVASAAARLQESASDGRLFVEIHHAYATLSDPTARSLYDLELSVGANINTGKNWNGIHACTTGTHPTRRWETDQCW encoded by the coding sequence ATGCTCCAAACGCTCACCTTTTCTCCTTCAAATTCCTTTAATTTCTCGCCTGGAAAGTCATCCTTTGTCGCCGGAGCAGTCGGATCGGTCGGCACCGGAGCAAAGCTACGAAGACTGTCGGTGCGCTGCGTGACGGCCGAGGCAGCACCGGCTCCGGCGATGGAGATGAGCCTCTACGATGTGCTAAGAGTGAACAAGGACGCCTCTTCGCGGGAGATCAAGACGGCGTACCGTACGTTAGCGAAGATTTACCATCCTGACACCGTCGCCTCCGCCGCCGCCCGTCTCCAGGAATCGGCATCGGACGGGCGGCTTTTCGTCGAGATTCATCACGCCTACGCCACGCTCTCCGATCCGACTGCCAGATCGCTGTACGACCTGGAATTGAGCGTTGGCGCCAACATTAACACCGGTAAAAATTGGAATGGGATTCACGCTTGTACTACGGGGACCCACCCCACCCGAAGGTGGGAAACCGATCAGTGTTGGTAG